A part of Cottoperca gobio chromosome 4, fCotGob3.1, whole genome shotgun sequence genomic DNA contains:
- the cep135 gene encoding centrosomal protein of 135 kDa isoform X1, whose amino-acid sequence MNSAERKFVNLRKRLDQLGYRHPLGIESLPLVEKLFSDLIHTTESLRNAKLSAGKTEKETRNFDGLLEPYRAENARVVRENNELHLELLKLKEEKDRVGRELKTHIRKLDHDTSDLKFLNNQYVHKVRCLEKDSKSKAERIQQLQEKNMQAVVQTPGGKKRSIPFRRQRMQIDELIPSSSTSAYPVSQPDDPYIADLLQLADGRINELQEDIIKVKLDLENAQEFIEHLNTQVEERDKEIERMNRALHGGRPHDVISLEAQNISSEKLIAHLNLQIEYLQETNRTLEQKVEGLQQKKKDASTEVANLSIKNLELCEELTHIDDLAKRLEMDKEHVLETVDMELQETKEQIQRQQKIIEDLEDIITKTRREQSEGDFEKDRLRDQLLELKEQNEKMEGLVNFLEEEKIRLQDKMEKMMAADKDLVLEVETMRAKHGVCGRERSPSRLDAFVKSLEEERDYYRQEAERYKRARGAGGLDISPSRSPGKGRSAWSKETRGGVAETELLRLVKERDELKAALLDFEKHMEDIQSNVKGLSSERDHFKTLFKQALEDLKLARSTDTSADLLKEEIKRAEIRIQQMSAERDALIERFQVGQTSALTDRRGEERRILDLESAVKSLERDRLDLRSQVCLLRENREAAEEELKLRSAALVQNAEEVSHQRAEANALRLLQEQMEHSLSDTQHRLSVKMNELHAAHEQIEKLEETIGEVSQRGSKHKDEVAVLQKSISALDREKDSLQDDVDQKTEKLVVLQEELSKKEQTLEDVRLTVTHMDNSLAQLQGALNSREREITSLRRQLDACQEELAGLRRDKEITIRENRRLQDDLATMTRENQAVHAEMEEALHEKDELKLRVHSYISEVSRIEKLMATKERENRDLLERFRMAHSDVEEQEQKLLQAEGLNNSIRLELLSSDTERRHLRDAVGHQGREIHQHTQALQAYEAQVSSLVRGMSRLEEEVHKTQEEKAELLSDLASVRELCVKLDSGKELTVRQLTSRSMDLERVTGEMEDVQSEAELFKKQLASERLTVRNLEALLSTNRHKEFQTHLTASERESELKVLRDRLTLADSKTAEHAREVSQLRGKVSQLQTEMDVLKRQLTTERFERERAIQEMRRQGVSFSSLDFSSSSHHTSPERSILRSLNRSTDKSADKSADKSADKSADKTADKSADKSVSFKD is encoded by the exons ATGAACAGCGCAGAGAGGAAATTCGTCAATTTGAGGAAGCGTCTGGATCAGCTGGGCTACAGGCACCCACTGGGGATAGAGTCACTGCCACTAGTGGAGAAACTGTTCAG TGACCTGATCCACACAACTGAAAGTCTACGCAATGCCAAACTGTCAGCAGGGAAAACTGAGAAAGAAACTCGAAACTTTGATGGTCTTCTGGAACCATACAGGGCAGAGAATGCCCGGGTGGTCAGGGAAAACAATGAGCTGCACCTCGAACTTCTcaagctgaaggaggagaaggaccGTGTCGGCAGAG AGCTCAAGACCCACATCAGAAAACTGGACCATGACACATCTGACCTGAAGTTTTTAAATAATCAGTATGTGCACAAAGTTCGCTGCTTGGAGAAGGATAGCAAATCTAAGGCTGAGCGTATCCAACAGCTACAGGAGAAGAACATGCAAGCTGTGGTGCAGACACCAG GTGGAAAGAAGCGCAGCATCCCTTTCAGACGTCAGAGAATGCAGATTGATGAGCTCATACCTTCCTCCTCTACATCAGCTTATCCTGTGTCGCAGCCTGATGATCCGTATATCGCGGACCTGCTGCAGCTGGCAGATGGACG aaTTAATGAGTTACAAGAAGACATCATAAAGGTCAAACTAGACCTGGAAAATGCTCAAGAATTTATtgaacacttaaacacacag gtggaggagagggacaaAGAGATCGAGCGTATGAATCGTGCTCTTCACGGAGGACGACCTCATGATGTCATTTCCCTCGAGGCTCAGAACATCAGCAGCGAGAAACTGATCGCCCATCTTAACCTTCAG ATTGAATACCTACAGGAGACCAACAGGACACTGGAGCAGAAGGTAGAGGGactgcagcagaagaagaaggacgcGTCCACCGAAGTGGCCAATCTGTCTATAAAGAACCTGGAACTGTGTGAAGAGCTGACGCACATAGACGACCTCGCGAAACGGCTGGAGATGGACAAAGAGCACGTGTTGGAAACTGTTGACATGGAACTGCAAGAAACTAAA GAACAAATTCAAAGGCAACAGAAAATCATTGAAGACTTGGAGGATATTATTACAAAAACAAGAAGG GAGCAGTCTGAAGGTGACTTTGAAAAAGACCGCCTCAGAGACCAGCTGCTGGAGCTCAAAGAGCAGAATGAGAAAATGGAGGGACTGGTGAATTttctggaggaggagaaaatcCGCTTGCAGGACAAAATGGAGAAAATGATGGCAGCTG ACAAAGACCTGGTGCTCGAGGTGGAGACCATGCGGGCTAAACATGGTGTTTGTGGAAGGGAACGCTCGCCATCACGCCTGGATGCATTTGTCAAGAGtctagaggaggagagggattaCTATCGCCAGGAGGCTGAACGCTACAAAAGAGCCAGAGGAGCTGGCGGCCTGGATATAAGCCCCAGTCGTAGTCCAGGCAAGGGCAGGAGTGCTTGGTCCAAAGAAACGAGG GGAGGTGTTGCAGAGACAGAACTGCTTCGTCTagtgaaggagagagatgagctGAAGGCCGCTCTGCTGGACTTTGAGAAGCACATGGAAGACATTCAGAGCAATGTGAAGGGCCTCAGCTCTGAGAGAGACCATTTCAAAACGCTGTTCAAACAA GCTCTAGAGGACTTGAAGCTGGCCCGTAGCACAGATACGTCGGCTGACCTCTTGAAGGAGGAGATCAAACGGGCAGAAATCAGAATCCAGCAGATGAGTGCTGAAAGAGACGCACTGATAGAGAGATTCCAG GTCGGACAGACTTCAGCTCTCACAGACAGacggggagaggagaggaggattcTTGACCTGGAGAGTGCTGTAAAGAGT TTGGAGCGAGACAGACTGGACCTGCGGTCACAGGTGTGTCTGCTGAGGGAGAACAGGGAGGCTGCTGAGGAGGAGCTGAAGCTTCGGTCCGCTGCTCTGGTCCAGAATGCAGAGGAGGTTTCCCATCAGAGGGCTGAGGCTAATGCTCTGAG GCTGCTGCAGGAGCAGATGGAGCATTCACTGTCTGATACCCAACACAGGCTCTCTGTGAAGATGAATGAGCTGCATGCTGCCCATGAGCAGATTGAGAAACTGGAGGAGACAATAG GGGAAGTGAGTCAGCGGGGCTCAAAGCACAAAGACGAAGTGGCTGTTCTTCAGAAATCAATCTCTGCTTTGGATAGAGAGAAAGATTCTCTGCAAGACGATGTGGATCAAAAGACTGAGAAACTTGTTGTTCTCCAGGAGGAGCTGTCCAAAAAG GAACAGACCCTTGAAGATGTGAgactcacagtcacacacatggACAACTCACTCGC TCAGCTCCAGGGGGCGTTAAACAGTCGTGAGAGGGAGATAACCAGCCTGAGGAGGCAGCTGGACGCCTGTCAGGAGGAGCTGGCTGGACTCaggagagacaaagaaataaCAATCCGAGAGAACAGGAGGCTGCAAGATGACCTGGCTACAATGACCAGAGAGAACCAA gCTGTGCATGCGGAGATGGAGGAGGCTTTGCATGAGAAGGATGAGCTGAAGTTAAGGGTCCACTCTTACATCTCTGAAGTGTCCAGAATAGAGAAACTGATGGCCACGAAG GAGCGGGAGAACAGGGACTTGCTGGAGCGCTTCAGGATGGCCCACTCTGATGTGGAGGAGCAGGAACAGAAGTTGCTGCAGGCTGAAGGCCTCAATAACTCCATCCGCCTGGAGCTGCTCTCTTCAGACACAGAACGTAGACACCTCCGCGATGCGGTCGGCCACCAGGGGAGAGAGATCCACCAG CACACGCAGGCCCTGCAGGCTTATGAGGCCCAAGTATCGTCGCTGGTGCGCGGGATGTCTCGACTCGAGGAGGAGGTACACAAAACACAGGAGGAGAAGGCCGAGCTCCTCTCGGATCTGGCATCCGTCAGGGAGCTGTGTGTCAAACTGGACTCTGGCAAGGAGCTCACTGTACGCCAACTCACCTCCAGGAGCATGGACCTAGAGAGG GTCACAGGGGAAATGGAGGATGTTCAGTCAGAGGCAGAGTTATTTAAGAAACAACTGGCCAGTGAGAGGCTGACGGTCCGGAACCTTGAGGCGCTTCTCTCCACCAATCGGCACAAGGAGTTCCAAACCCACCTGACCGCCAgtgagagagagtcagagtTGAAGGTCCTACGTGATAGGCTGACCCTGGCTGACAGCAAAAC TGCGGAGCATGCCAGGGAGGTGTCCCAGCTCCGCGGCAAAGTGTCTCAGCTGCAGACGGAGATGGACGTTCTGAAAAGACAGTTGACCACCGAGCGCTTTGAACG TGAACGGGCAATTCAGGAGATGCGCAGACAGGGCGTGTCGTTCTCGTCCCTCGACTTCTCCTCCAGTTCCCATCACACCTCCCCAGAACGCTCCATCCTCCGAAGTCTAAACCGCTCCACTGACAAGTCGGCTGACAAGTCGGCTGACAAGTCGGCTGACAAGTCGGCAGACAAGACGGCTGACAAGTCGGCTGACAA aaGTGTGAGCTTCAAGGATTAA
- the cep135 gene encoding centrosomal protein of 135 kDa isoform X2, with protein MNSAERKFVNLRKRLDQLGYRHPLGIESLPLVEKLFSDLIHTTESLRNAKLSAGKTEKETRNFDGLLEPYRAENARVVRENNELHLELLKLKEEKDRVGRELKTHIRKLDHDTSDLKFLNNQYVHKVRCLEKDSKSKAERIQQLQEKNMQAVVQTPGGKKRSIPFRRQRMQIDELIPSSSTSAYPVSQPDDPYIADLLQLADGRINELQEDIIKVKLDLENAQEFIEHLNTQVEERDKEIERMNRALHGGRPHDVISLEAQNISSEKLIAHLNLQIEYLQETNRTLEQKVEGLQQKKKDASTEVANLSIKNLELCEELTHIDDLAKRLEMDKEHVLETVDMELQETKEQIQRQQKIIEDLEDIITKTRREQSEGDFEKDRLRDQLLELKEQNEKMEGLVNFLEEEKIRLQDKMEKMMAADKDLVLEVETMRAKHGVCGRERSPSRLDAFVKSLEEERDYYRQEAERYKRARGAGGLDISPSRSPGKGRSAWSKETRGGVAETELLRLVKERDELKAALLDFEKHMEDIQSNVKGLSSERDHFKTLFKQALEDLKLARSTDTSADLLKEEIKRAEIRIQQMSAERDALIERFQVGQTSALTDRRGEERRILDLESAVKSLERDRLDLRSQVCLLRENREAAEEELKLRSAALVQNAEEVSHQRAEANALRLLQEQMEHSLSDTQHRLSVKMNELHAAHEQIEKLEETIGEVSQRGSKHKDEVAVLQKSISALDREKDSLQDDVDQKTEKLVVLQEELSKKEQTLEDVRLTVTHMDNSLAQLQGALNSREREITSLRRQLDACQEELAGLRRDKEITIRENRRLQDDLATMTRENQAVHAEMEEALHEKDELKLRVHSYISEVSRIEKLMATKERENRDLLERFRMAHSDVEEQEQKLLQAEGLNNSIRLELLSSDTERRHLRDAVGHQGREIHQHTQALQAYEAQVSSLVRGMSRLEEEVHKTQEEKAELLSDLASVRELCVKLDSGKELTVRQLTSRSMDLERVTGEMEDVQSEAELFKKQLASERLTVRNLEALLSTNRHKEFQTHLTASERESELKVLRDRLTLADSKTAEHAREVSQLRGKVSQLQTEMDVLKRQLTTERFERERAIQEMRRQGVSFSSLDFSSSSHHTSPERSILRSLNRSTDKSADKSADKSADKSADKSVSFKD; from the exons ATGAACAGCGCAGAGAGGAAATTCGTCAATTTGAGGAAGCGTCTGGATCAGCTGGGCTACAGGCACCCACTGGGGATAGAGTCACTGCCACTAGTGGAGAAACTGTTCAG TGACCTGATCCACACAACTGAAAGTCTACGCAATGCCAAACTGTCAGCAGGGAAAACTGAGAAAGAAACTCGAAACTTTGATGGTCTTCTGGAACCATACAGGGCAGAGAATGCCCGGGTGGTCAGGGAAAACAATGAGCTGCACCTCGAACTTCTcaagctgaaggaggagaaggaccGTGTCGGCAGAG AGCTCAAGACCCACATCAGAAAACTGGACCATGACACATCTGACCTGAAGTTTTTAAATAATCAGTATGTGCACAAAGTTCGCTGCTTGGAGAAGGATAGCAAATCTAAGGCTGAGCGTATCCAACAGCTACAGGAGAAGAACATGCAAGCTGTGGTGCAGACACCAG GTGGAAAGAAGCGCAGCATCCCTTTCAGACGTCAGAGAATGCAGATTGATGAGCTCATACCTTCCTCCTCTACATCAGCTTATCCTGTGTCGCAGCCTGATGATCCGTATATCGCGGACCTGCTGCAGCTGGCAGATGGACG aaTTAATGAGTTACAAGAAGACATCATAAAGGTCAAACTAGACCTGGAAAATGCTCAAGAATTTATtgaacacttaaacacacag gtggaggagagggacaaAGAGATCGAGCGTATGAATCGTGCTCTTCACGGAGGACGACCTCATGATGTCATTTCCCTCGAGGCTCAGAACATCAGCAGCGAGAAACTGATCGCCCATCTTAACCTTCAG ATTGAATACCTACAGGAGACCAACAGGACACTGGAGCAGAAGGTAGAGGGactgcagcagaagaagaaggacgcGTCCACCGAAGTGGCCAATCTGTCTATAAAGAACCTGGAACTGTGTGAAGAGCTGACGCACATAGACGACCTCGCGAAACGGCTGGAGATGGACAAAGAGCACGTGTTGGAAACTGTTGACATGGAACTGCAAGAAACTAAA GAACAAATTCAAAGGCAACAGAAAATCATTGAAGACTTGGAGGATATTATTACAAAAACAAGAAGG GAGCAGTCTGAAGGTGACTTTGAAAAAGACCGCCTCAGAGACCAGCTGCTGGAGCTCAAAGAGCAGAATGAGAAAATGGAGGGACTGGTGAATTttctggaggaggagaaaatcCGCTTGCAGGACAAAATGGAGAAAATGATGGCAGCTG ACAAAGACCTGGTGCTCGAGGTGGAGACCATGCGGGCTAAACATGGTGTTTGTGGAAGGGAACGCTCGCCATCACGCCTGGATGCATTTGTCAAGAGtctagaggaggagagggattaCTATCGCCAGGAGGCTGAACGCTACAAAAGAGCCAGAGGAGCTGGCGGCCTGGATATAAGCCCCAGTCGTAGTCCAGGCAAGGGCAGGAGTGCTTGGTCCAAAGAAACGAGG GGAGGTGTTGCAGAGACAGAACTGCTTCGTCTagtgaaggagagagatgagctGAAGGCCGCTCTGCTGGACTTTGAGAAGCACATGGAAGACATTCAGAGCAATGTGAAGGGCCTCAGCTCTGAGAGAGACCATTTCAAAACGCTGTTCAAACAA GCTCTAGAGGACTTGAAGCTGGCCCGTAGCACAGATACGTCGGCTGACCTCTTGAAGGAGGAGATCAAACGGGCAGAAATCAGAATCCAGCAGATGAGTGCTGAAAGAGACGCACTGATAGAGAGATTCCAG GTCGGACAGACTTCAGCTCTCACAGACAGacggggagaggagaggaggattcTTGACCTGGAGAGTGCTGTAAAGAGT TTGGAGCGAGACAGACTGGACCTGCGGTCACAGGTGTGTCTGCTGAGGGAGAACAGGGAGGCTGCTGAGGAGGAGCTGAAGCTTCGGTCCGCTGCTCTGGTCCAGAATGCAGAGGAGGTTTCCCATCAGAGGGCTGAGGCTAATGCTCTGAG GCTGCTGCAGGAGCAGATGGAGCATTCACTGTCTGATACCCAACACAGGCTCTCTGTGAAGATGAATGAGCTGCATGCTGCCCATGAGCAGATTGAGAAACTGGAGGAGACAATAG GGGAAGTGAGTCAGCGGGGCTCAAAGCACAAAGACGAAGTGGCTGTTCTTCAGAAATCAATCTCTGCTTTGGATAGAGAGAAAGATTCTCTGCAAGACGATGTGGATCAAAAGACTGAGAAACTTGTTGTTCTCCAGGAGGAGCTGTCCAAAAAG GAACAGACCCTTGAAGATGTGAgactcacagtcacacacatggACAACTCACTCGC TCAGCTCCAGGGGGCGTTAAACAGTCGTGAGAGGGAGATAACCAGCCTGAGGAGGCAGCTGGACGCCTGTCAGGAGGAGCTGGCTGGACTCaggagagacaaagaaataaCAATCCGAGAGAACAGGAGGCTGCAAGATGACCTGGCTACAATGACCAGAGAGAACCAA gCTGTGCATGCGGAGATGGAGGAGGCTTTGCATGAGAAGGATGAGCTGAAGTTAAGGGTCCACTCTTACATCTCTGAAGTGTCCAGAATAGAGAAACTGATGGCCACGAAG GAGCGGGAGAACAGGGACTTGCTGGAGCGCTTCAGGATGGCCCACTCTGATGTGGAGGAGCAGGAACAGAAGTTGCTGCAGGCTGAAGGCCTCAATAACTCCATCCGCCTGGAGCTGCTCTCTTCAGACACAGAACGTAGACACCTCCGCGATGCGGTCGGCCACCAGGGGAGAGAGATCCACCAG CACACGCAGGCCCTGCAGGCTTATGAGGCCCAAGTATCGTCGCTGGTGCGCGGGATGTCTCGACTCGAGGAGGAGGTACACAAAACACAGGAGGAGAAGGCCGAGCTCCTCTCGGATCTGGCATCCGTCAGGGAGCTGTGTGTCAAACTGGACTCTGGCAAGGAGCTCACTGTACGCCAACTCACCTCCAGGAGCATGGACCTAGAGAGG GTCACAGGGGAAATGGAGGATGTTCAGTCAGAGGCAGAGTTATTTAAGAAACAACTGGCCAGTGAGAGGCTGACGGTCCGGAACCTTGAGGCGCTTCTCTCCACCAATCGGCACAAGGAGTTCCAAACCCACCTGACCGCCAgtgagagagagtcagagtTGAAGGTCCTACGTGATAGGCTGACCCTGGCTGACAGCAAAAC TGCGGAGCATGCCAGGGAGGTGTCCCAGCTCCGCGGCAAAGTGTCTCAGCTGCAGACGGAGATGGACGTTCTGAAAAGACAGTTGACCACCGAGCGCTTTGAACG TGAACGGGCAATTCAGGAGATGCGCAGACAGGGCGTGTCGTTCTCGTCCCTCGACTTCTCCTCCAGTTCCCATCACACCTCCCCAGAACGCTCCATCCTCCGAAGTCTAAACCGCTCCACTGACAAGTCGGCTGACAAGTCGGCTGACAAGTCGGCTGACAAGTCGGCAGACAA aaGTGTGAGCTTCAAGGATTAA
- the chst14 gene encoding carbohydrate sulfotransferase 14 — MKKAGGPSSCSVINFRSAVNLGSVRRSSAVLPSVLTFLVIIASGGLLLMIEKGMLNSMETPSPRGSVKRLDFFRQVGKQSPDAVEVDSQILQEIRNRTIRTVCSQKNMPHGIGSLSPLQRKTLLQHILVNDQHHFLYCYVPKVACSNWKRVLKVLNGALESVHVKIKMDHQSDLLFLSSLKPEEINYRLKHYFKFMFVREPMERLLSAYRNKFGEIESYQKKYGVEIVKRYRKSRAKDASVTGDDVTFAEFVRYLLDEDAERMNEHWMPVYNLCQPCAVSYDFIGSYEHLERDSEFVLQRIGAPPHVRFPERQTWYKPVTTETLHYYLCTLPQKLLRELLPKYILDFSLYAYPLPNTTTEHCRH, encoded by the exons ATGAAGAAAGCCGGAGGACCAAGCAGCTGCTCGGTTATAAACTTCAGGTCAGCGGTGAACCTGGGCTCCGTCCGCCGCAGCTCCGCTGTGCTGCCGTCGGTGCTAACGTTCCTGGTGATCATCGCATCCGGAGGCCTGCTGCTCATGATAGAGAAAGGAATGCTGAACAGCATGGAGACGCCTTCACCTCGGGGTAGTGTCAAGCGCCTGGACTTCTTCAGACAGGTTGGGAAGCAGAGCCCTGATGCTGTGGAAGTGGACTCTCAG ATCCTCCAGGAGATCCGTAACCGGACCATCAGGACCGTGTGCAGCCAGAAGAACATGCCGCACGGCATTGGGTCCCTGAGCCCCCTGCAGAGGAAGACGCTGCTGCAGCACATCCTGGTGAACGATCAGCACCACTTCCTCTACTGCTACGTCCCCAAGGTGGCCTGCTCCAACTGGAAGAGGGTCCTGAAGGTTCTGAACGGAGCTCTGGAAAGCGTGCACGTCAAAATTAAGATGGACCACCAAAGCGACctgttgtttttgtcctctCTTAAACCCGAGGAGATCAACTATCGCCTCAAGCACTACTTCAAGTTCATGTTTGTGCGGGAGCCCATGGAGCGCCTGCTGTCCGCATACAGGAACAAGTTTGGAGAGATCGAGTCCTACCAGAAAAAGTACGGTGTGGAGATCGTAAAACGGTACAGAAAGAGTCGTGCCAAGGACGCATCTGTCACAGGAGATGATGTGACATTTGCAGAGTTTGTCCGTTACCTGCTGGATGAGGATGCAGAGCGCATGAATGAGCACTGGATGCCGGTGTACAATTTATGTCAACCCTGTGCCGTGTCCTATGACTTCATCGGCTCCTATGAGCACCTTGAAAGGGATTCTGAGTTTGTACTCCAGCGCATTGGAGCGCCTCCTCATGTTCGCTTCCCAGAGAGGCAAACGTGGTACAAGCCGGTCACCACGGAGACGTTACACTATTATCTGTGCACCTTACCACAGAAGCTACTGAGGGAACTCCTGCCCAAGTACATTTTAGACTTTTCCCTCTACGCTTATCCCCTCCCCAACACAACCACTGAACACTGCCGCCATTAA